The Bernardetia litoralis DSM 6794 genome includes a window with the following:
- a CDS encoding DNA topoisomerase IV subunit B, which yields MAQNTPSPDNSTYNEDSIRSLDWREHIRLRPGMYIGKLGDGSAQDDGIYVLVKEVVDNCIDEFVMGHGKRIEIKIEDHRVSIRDFGRGIPLGKVIDCVSKINTGAKYDSEAFKKSVGLNGVGTKAVNALSTHFSVKSTREGKSKVAEFHQGVLKNDLPIVDENAKNGTFVVFEPDNSIFKNYRFIPEYLEEQIWNYAFLNAGLTINYNGRNFFSNKGLYDLLMRKVNEESLRYPIIHLKGEDIEVAFSHTNDYGEDYYSFVNGQYTTQGGTHLAAFREAIVKTIRDFYGKSFDAADIRQSIAGAIAIKVQEPVFESQTKTKLGSQNISPDSDSPSVRHFINDFLRRELDNYLHKNPTVADAILKRILQSERERKEISGIKKIANERAKKASVHNKKLRDCRIHFDDNKGDEEVKRQTTIFITEGDSASGSLTKARNVQTQAVFSLRGKPLNCFNQTKKVVYENEEFNLLFHALNIEDGLDGLRFNRIVLATDADIDGMHIRLLMMTFFLHFFPDLVKKGHLHILETPLFRVRNKKETIYCYSEEEKQTATDKLGKQAEITRFKGLGEISPDEFGQFIDENMKLQPVILNKSTSISDLLTYYMGKNTRERQEFIIDNLKVEKDAVEDTNKIEVTVQGNLETA from the coding sequence ATGGCTCAAAATACTCCTTCACCAGATAATTCTACTTATAATGAAGACAGCATACGCTCATTAGATTGGCGTGAACATATACGTCTTCGCCCTGGTATGTATATTGGAAAACTTGGCGATGGTTCAGCTCAAGATGACGGAATTTATGTTCTTGTAAAAGAAGTAGTCGATAATTGTATCGATGAGTTTGTGATGGGACACGGAAAAAGAATTGAAATCAAAATTGAAGACCATAGAGTTTCTATTCGTGATTTTGGGCGTGGAATTCCTCTAGGAAAAGTGATTGATTGTGTATCCAAAATAAATACAGGTGCAAAATATGACTCTGAAGCCTTTAAAAAATCAGTGGGTCTAAATGGTGTAGGTACAAAGGCTGTTAATGCACTTTCAACACATTTTAGTGTAAAGTCTACACGAGAAGGAAAATCAAAAGTAGCTGAGTTTCATCAAGGAGTATTAAAAAATGACCTTCCTATTGTTGATGAAAATGCTAAAAATGGAACTTTTGTAGTCTTTGAACCTGATAATTCAATTTTCAAAAATTATCGTTTTATTCCTGAATATTTGGAGGAGCAAATTTGGAATTATGCCTTTCTGAATGCAGGATTAACCATAAATTATAATGGTAGAAATTTCTTTTCTAATAAAGGATTGTACGACCTTTTGATGAGAAAAGTAAATGAAGAAAGTTTGCGTTATCCAATTATTCATTTAAAAGGAGAAGATATTGAAGTGGCTTTTAGTCATACCAATGATTATGGAGAAGATTATTATTCTTTTGTAAATGGGCAATATACAACACAAGGAGGAACGCATTTGGCAGCTTTTAGAGAAGCAATAGTAAAAACAATTCGTGATTTTTATGGTAAAAGTTTTGATGCTGCTGATATTCGTCAGTCGATTGCTGGTGCGATTGCAATAAAAGTACAAGAGCCTGTTTTTGAGTCGCAAACAAAGACAAAACTAGGTTCACAAAATATTTCTCCAGATTCGGATTCGCCAAGTGTGCGTCATTTTATCAATGATTTTTTACGTAGAGAATTAGATAATTATTTACATAAAAATCCAACTGTTGCAGATGCTATCTTAAAACGAATTTTGCAATCAGAAAGAGAGCGTAAAGAAATTTCGGGCATCAAAAAAATAGCCAATGAAAGAGCTAAAAAAGCAAGTGTTCATAATAAAAAATTGCGTGATTGTCGTATTCATTTTGATGATAACAAAGGAGATGAAGAAGTAAAAAGACAGACAACTATTTTTATTACAGAGGGAGATTCAGCAAGTGGAAGTCTCACAAAAGCTAGAAATGTACAGACTCAAGCTGTTTTTTCGCTTCGTGGAAAGCCTTTGAATTGTTTTAATCAGACCAAAAAAGTAGTTTATGAAAATGAAGAATTTAATCTTTTATTTCACGCCTTAAATATCGAAGATGGCTTAGATGGACTTCGTTTTAATAGAATTGTTTTGGCAACTGATGCAGATATTGATGGAATGCACATTCGTCTTTTGATGATGACTTTCTTTTTGCATTTCTTTCCTGATTTGGTCAAAAAAGGACATTTACATATCTTGGAAACGCCTTTATTCAGAGTTCGAAATAAAAAAGAAACTATTTATTGTTACTCAGAAGAAGAAAAACAAACAGCAACAGACAAGCTAGGTAAACAAGCCGAAATTACACGATTCAAAGGTTTGGGAGAGATCTCACCTGATGAGTTTGGACAATTTATAGATGAAAATATGAAACTTCAGCCTGTAATTTTGAATAAATCAACTTCTATTTCTGACCTTTTGACTTATTATATGGGTAAAAATACTCGTGAACGCCAAGAATTTATTATCGATAATTTGAAAGTAGAAAAAGATGCTGTTGAAGATACAAATAAGATTGAAGTTACTGTTCAAGGTAATTTAGAAACAGCTTAG
- a CDS encoding prephenate dehydratase domain-containing protein → MKTIAVQGKLFSFHYLAAQKQFGEKNNWLHCQNFDELLHSVMTKNVAMGMIAVENSLVGNVADNYEKIEAMNLKVVGEINLPIQLHLAAKKGIQISDLQKVYSHPVALAECKLFLSKNKHIFPTNFSDTAGAIRWISEQQKTQKHLDSAAIGGIEAIRYYGLQTIQKNIHDHSDNVTKFLAVTSK, encoded by the coding sequence ATGAAAACTATTGCCGTTCAAGGAAAATTATTTTCTTTCCATTATCTTGCAGCTCAAAAACAATTCGGAGAAAAAAACAACTGGTTACATTGCCAAAACTTTGATGAATTATTACATTCTGTGATGACTAAAAATGTAGCTATGGGAATGATTGCTGTCGAAAATTCACTTGTAGGAAATGTAGCTGATAATTATGAAAAAATTGAAGCCATGAATTTGAAAGTAGTGGGAGAAATAAATCTTCCTATTCAGCTTCATTTGGCTGCAAAAAAAGGAATTCAGATTTCAGATTTACAAAAAGTATATTCTCATCCTGTTGCTCTTGCAGAATGTAAATTATTTCTTTCCAAAAATAAACATATTTTTCCAACTAATTTTAGTGATACAGCTGGTGCAATTCGTTGGATATCTGAACAGCAAAAAACTCAGAAACATTTGGATTCGGCTGCTATTGGAGGAATTGAAGCTATTCGTTATTATGGACTTCAAACGATTCAAAAAAATATCCACGACCATTCTGATAATGTAACCAAATTCTTGGCAGTTACTAGTAAATAA
- a CDS encoding tyrosine-protein phosphatase translates to MISLFRRKTKSYGNVLPITVDMHSHLLPGIDDGCKSFDESIGLIKELIALGYKKLICTPHIMGDFYRNTPEIILGKLDQLNDIIKQLGLDIELGAAAEYYLDESFMERINKTEQLLCFGKEKYVLFETSYMNASPHLENVIFMLQSLGYTPVLAHPERYVYLFENYKQKLHELHKKGVLFQVNINSLSGYYSRPSKKIAEYLIDEELVSFLGTDMHGQRHFDFLLKSRETNYYKKALSQQLLNNKLL, encoded by the coding sequence ATGATTTCATTATTTAGACGAAAAACCAAATCGTATGGCAATGTATTGCCAATTACAGTAGATATGCACTCACATCTCTTACCAGGTATAGATGATGGTTGTAAATCTTTTGATGAATCTATCGGACTTATTAAAGAATTAATTGCTTTAGGATACAAAAAACTTATTTGTACGCCTCACATTATGGGAGATTTTTATCGCAATACTCCCGAAATTATTTTAGGAAAATTAGACCAACTAAATGATATTATCAAACAATTAGGATTAGATATAGAACTAGGAGCTGCTGCTGAATATTATTTGGACGAATCCTTTATGGAACGAATAAATAAAACTGAACAATTACTCTGTTTTGGCAAAGAAAAATATGTTCTCTTCGAAACTTCTTATATGAACGCATCTCCTCACTTAGAAAATGTTATTTTTATGTTGCAATCCTTAGGTTATACACCAGTACTTGCACACCCAGAACGTTATGTATATCTATTTGAAAATTATAAACAAAAATTACACGAACTGCACAAAAAAGGGGTTTTATTTCAAGTAAATATCAACTCTCTTTCAGGGTATTATTCTCGTCCTTCCAAAAAAATAGCTGAATATCTGATTGATGAAGAATTAGTCAGTTTCTTAGGAACAGATATGCATGGACAACGTCATTTTGATTTTTTATTAAAAAGTAGAGAAACCAATTACTATAAAAAAGCACTTTCTCAACAATTACTAAACAATAAATTATTATAA
- a CDS encoding chorismate mutase translates to MNASQKLSLTNSSSEICLNECRQQIDQIDTELIKIIAQRMEIVKKIGEHKRKNKLETIQPNRWQAILDSRQEIAEELDLPSDLVLDIFEVIHQMAIQIQSK, encoded by the coding sequence ATGAATGCTTCTCAAAAATTATCACTTACTAATTCATCTTCTGAAATTTGTTTAAATGAATGCCGTCAGCAAATTGACCAAATTGATACTGAACTTATCAAAATTATAGCTCAAAGAATGGAGATTGTCAAAAAAATAGGAGAACACAAACGAAAAAATAAACTAGAAACTATTCAGCCTAATCGATGGCAAGCTATTTTAGATTCTCGTCAGGAAATAGCTGAAGAATTAGATTTACCCTCTGATTTGGTTTTAGATATTTTCGAAGTAATTCATCAAATGGCAATTCAAATACAGAGTAAATGA
- a CDS encoding tetratricopeptide repeat protein, producing MTVYIFGRLVTVDRGSENKWNGYIFLSNSYTNREKSEAEKYQNELIRLDKMIVKNPNDSQVFFDKGLHLRKNGNWEKSIVEFEKSIKIKPTFDAYYECAYSYSILKQYKTSVELYQKAAALDTTNIEVKQRIKNLKERHKLD from the coding sequence TTGACAGTTTATATATTTGGACGACTTGTAACAGTAGACAGAGGTTCTGAAAATAAATGGAATGGTTATATTTTTCTTTCCAATTCTTATACTAACAGAGAAAAGAGTGAAGCTGAAAAATATCAAAACGAACTAATCCGACTTGACAAAATGATTGTGAAAAATCCAAACGACAGTCAAGTATTCTTCGATAAAGGACTTCATTTAAGAAAAAATGGTAATTGGGAAAAATCAATAGTTGAGTTTGAGAAGTCAATAAAAATCAAACCAACTTTTGACGCATACTATGAATGTGCATACAGTTATAGTATTCTCAAACAGTATAAAACTTCTGTTGAGTTATACCAAAAAGCAGCAGCCTTAGACACAACAAACATAGAAGTAAAACAAAGAATTAAGAACTTAAAAGAACGTCATAAACTTGACTAA
- a CDS encoding class I SAM-dependent methyltransferase, with the protein MNFITSFGFSIRWRKQFLKKMSESNKNIEIIDLMTGMGETWNATKNKFQKSNLSALDFSEGMLKYAEKKNNSKFNNEITLLNQNILENNLPSNYYDIVTCAFGLKTFNDEQIKTLAKETNRILKKGGEFSFIEVSKPNNNILTFFYGFYLGKIIPILGKLLLGDPIEYKMLWKYTNNYKNSKKAEKIFNEIGFITEYQSYFYNCATGFNGKKVT; encoded by the coding sequence ATGAATTTTATTACTTCGTTTGGTTTTTCTATTCGCTGGAGAAAACAGTTTCTTAAAAAAATGTCAGAATCTAATAAAAATATTGAAATCATAGATTTAATGACTGGAATGGGAGAAACCTGGAATGCGACTAAAAATAAATTTCAAAAGAGTAATTTATCAGCTCTTGATTTTTCAGAAGGAATGCTTAAATATGCGGAGAAAAAGAACAATTCAAAGTTTAATAATGAAATTACTTTATTAAATCAAAATATTTTAGAAAATAATCTCCCATCAAATTACTATGACATTGTAACTTGTGCTTTTGGTTTAAAAACGTTTAACGATGAACAAATTAAAACCTTAGCTAAAGAAACGAATCGAATTTTAAAAAAAGGCGGAGAATTTTCTTTTATAGAAGTTTCAAAACCAAACAATAATATTTTGACTTTCTTTTATGGTTTTTATCTTGGAAAGATTATACCTATTCTTGGAAAATTACTTCTTGGAGACCCTATAGAATACAAAATGCTTTGGAAATACACCAATAATTACAAAAATTCAAAAAAGGCTGAAAAAATATTTAATGAAATTGGTTTTATAACTGAATATCAGTCATATTTTTATAATTGTGCTACAGGTTTTAACGGAAAAAAAGTTACCTAA
- a CDS encoding SRPBCC family protein: MPIIKIEPEINSGIKICFDLSRSIDLHKISTQQTNEQAISGKISGLIELNESVTWKAKHFGICQKLTSKITEFEKPNQFVDEMVSGIFKNFKHEHIFTNLSNRTLMTDIFAYESPLGVLGKLADKLFVKKYMTKLLEERNRVIKEYAESNQWKKILNEREYIILNL; the protein is encoded by the coding sequence ATGCCAATCATAAAAATTGAACCAGAAATTAACTCTGGAATTAAAATTTGTTTTGATTTATCAAGAAGTATCGATTTACACAAAATATCTACTCAACAAACTAATGAGCAAGCTATTTCTGGAAAAATAAGTGGATTAATTGAATTAAACGAAAGTGTAACTTGGAAAGCAAAACACTTTGGTATTTGCCAAAAATTGACTTCAAAAATCACAGAATTTGAAAAACCAAATCAATTTGTGGACGAAATGGTAAGTGGAATATTTAAAAATTTTAAACACGAACATATATTCACTAATTTAAGTAATAGAACTTTAATGACTGACATATTCGCTTATGAATCACCTTTAGGAGTTTTAGGAAAATTAGCCGATAAATTATTTGTCAAAAAATATATGACCAAACTACTGGAGGAACGAAATCGAGTTATTAAAGAATATGCTGAAAGCAATCAGTGGAAAAAAATCCTAAATGAAAGAGAATATATAATCCTGAATTTGTAA
- a CDS encoding heme exporter protein CcmB, whose product MNKKTNAISQIFTLLEKEFRLEWRQRIALNSILLYLAATIFVCYLSFPLQKLPPLVWNALFWIIIIFASINAIAKSFVQESEGRYMYFYTLFKPEVLIIAKMIYNTFLMLLISFLGIGGYIFVMGNPVQDWGLFLLIILLGSIGLSASLTLISSISAQTENSSMLMAILSFPIILPLILLLIDASKNAIDGLAWSVSKDEIMLLVGMDLVLAALAYILFPFLWRS is encoded by the coding sequence ATGAATAAAAAGACAAATGCAATTTCTCAAATATTTACATTGTTAGAAAAAGAATTTCGCTTGGAATGGCGACAACGAATAGCCTTAAATAGTATTTTGCTGTATTTAGCAGCAACTATTTTTGTGTGTTATTTGAGTTTTCCACTTCAAAAACTACCTCCTTTGGTTTGGAATGCTCTTTTTTGGATAATTATTATTTTTGCTAGTATAAATGCCATTGCAAAAAGTTTTGTGCAAGAAAGTGAAGGACGATATATGTATTTTTATACCCTTTTCAAGCCCGAAGTATTGATTATTGCCAAAATGATTTATAATACTTTTTTGATGCTTTTGATTTCTTTTTTAGGAATTGGAGGTTATATTTTTGTAATGGGAAATCCTGTGCAAGATTGGGGTTTATTTTTATTAATTATTTTACTCGGTTCAATTGGTTTGTCAGCTTCTCTGACTTTAATTTCTAGTATTTCGGCACAAACAGAAAATAGTAGCATGTTGATGGCAATTCTTAGTTTTCCAATTATTTTACCTTTAATTTTACTTTTAATTGATGCTTCTAAAAATGCCATTGACGGACTTGCATGGAGTGTCAGCAAAGATGAAATAATGCTTTTAGTTGGAATGGATTTGGTTTTGGCTGCACTTGCTTATATTTTATTTCCTTTTTTGTGGAGGAGTTAG
- the icd gene encoding NADP-dependent isocitrate dehydrogenase, translated as MSENIITIGNGKLNVPENPTLPFIEGDGIGADIWKASQAVFDAAVEKAYDGKRKINWKEVLAGEKAFNATGNWLPAETLEAFKKYLVGIKGPLTTPVGGGIRSLNVALRQELDLYACLRPVRYFDGVPSPVKRPELTNMVIFRENTEDIYAGIEYMAGTAEADKVKKFLIEEMAVKNIRFPETSSIGIKPVSKEGTERLVRSAIKYAIAQKLPSVTLVHKGNIMKFTEGAFKTWGYELAEQEFGNETYTWQQYDRTKAAKGTEAADAEQKAALDSGKILVKDSIADAFLQQILLRPSEYSVVATLNLNGDYISDALAAIVGGIGIAPGANINYVTGTSIFEATHGTAPKYAGLDKVNPSSVILSGVMMFEYMGWQEAADLITQGLEGAIDSKHVTYDFERQMEGATLVSCSGFGNEIIKNMKPVTA; from the coding sequence ATGAGCGAAAATATCATAACCATCGGAAATGGCAAATTAAATGTACCTGAAAACCCTACTCTTCCTTTTATTGAAGGAGATGGAATCGGTGCAGATATCTGGAAAGCATCACAAGCTGTTTTTGATGCTGCTGTTGAAAAAGCATACGATGGCAAAAGAAAAATAAACTGGAAAGAAGTATTAGCTGGCGAAAAAGCATTTAATGCAACAGGAAATTGGTTGCCTGCTGAAACATTAGAAGCATTCAAAAAATATTTAGTCGGAATCAAAGGTCCTTTGACTACTCCTGTGGGTGGTGGTATTCGTTCGCTTAATGTTGCACTTCGTCAAGAATTGGATTTGTATGCTTGTTTGCGTCCTGTTCGTTATTTCGATGGCGTTCCTTCTCCAGTAAAAAGACCTGAGCTTACAAACATGGTTATTTTCCGTGAAAACACTGAGGATATTTATGCAGGTATTGAGTATATGGCAGGAACTGCAGAAGCTGATAAAGTAAAAAAATTCTTGATTGAAGAAATGGCTGTTAAAAACATTCGTTTCCCTGAAACTTCTTCGATTGGTATCAAACCAGTTTCTAAAGAAGGTACAGAACGTCTTGTTCGTTCTGCAATCAAATATGCAATTGCTCAAAAACTTCCTTCTGTAACACTTGTTCATAAAGGAAATATCATGAAATTTACAGAAGGTGCATTCAAAACTTGGGGCTATGAATTAGCTGAACAAGAATTTGGAAATGAAACTTATACGTGGCAACAATATGACCGTACAAAAGCTGCTAAAGGTACAGAAGCTGCTGATGCAGAACAAAAAGCTGCTTTAGACAGTGGAAAAATTTTGGTAAAAGATTCTATTGCAGATGCATTTTTACAACAAATCTTGCTTCGTCCATCTGAGTATTCAGTAGTTGCAACTCTTAACCTTAATGGTGATTATATTTCTGATGCTTTGGCTGCTATCGTTGGTGGTATCGGTATTGCTCCAGGTGCAAACATCAATTATGTAACAGGTACTTCAATCTTTGAAGCAACTCATGGAACAGCTCCTAAATATGCAGGTTTGGATAAAGTAAATCCTTCGTCTGTAATTCTTTCAGGTGTAATGATGTTTGAATACATGGGCTGGCAAGAAGCTGCTGACCTTATCACTCAAGGACTTGAAGGTGCTATTGACTCTAAACATGTTACTTATGACTTCGAAAGACAAATGGAAGGAGCAACTCTTGTTTCTTGTTCTGGTTTTGGAAACGAAATCATCAAAAACATGAAACCTGTAACAGCATAA
- a CDS encoding polysaccharide biosynthesis/export family protein, whose product MRNIIVFSTKIVFCFLLLSSLFSCAGYQNNILFRTGEDFDNSAFDEVKAKAEQNYRLAPFDYITIQVFTNDGEIIIDPSGDFSEEITDGGGVITHNQNQFETDVSGIPIATGNTGVGGTGRVGGFLRRYLIQETGQILLPMIGKTQLAGLTLYQADSLLTKKFSKFYEEPYIITRYINKRVVVMGAMGNKVITLTNENMTLLEVLTLAGNFDNNTRANKIRLIRNASTGNPVMKNIDLSTWQGLKNAELIIQPNDVVYVEPRRRVGSEFLTDFAQVASAIGSSVTLILTILLLQDRFGE is encoded by the coding sequence ATGAGAAATATTATTGTTTTTTCAACAAAAATTGTTTTTTGCTTTCTTCTTTTATCTTCTTTATTTTCTTGTGCTGGTTATCAAAACAATATTCTTTTTCGTACAGGAGAAGATTTTGATAATAGTGCATTTGATGAAGTAAAAGCCAAAGCAGAGCAAAATTATCGTTTAGCTCCTTTTGATTATATTACGATTCAAGTTTTTACCAATGATGGTGAAATTATAATTGACCCTTCTGGAGATTTTAGTGAGGAAATTACAGATGGAGGTGGAGTTATTACTCATAATCAAAATCAATTTGAAACAGATGTATCTGGTATTCCGATTGCTACAGGAAATACAGGAGTTGGAGGAACTGGAAGAGTTGGAGGTTTTTTACGTAGATATTTAATACAAGAAACAGGACAAATTTTATTGCCCATGATTGGAAAAACACAGTTAGCAGGTCTTACTCTTTATCAAGCTGATAGTTTGTTAACAAAAAAATTCAGTAAATTTTATGAAGAACCTTATATTATTACTCGTTATATCAATAAACGTGTTGTGGTAATGGGTGCAATGGGAAATAAAGTAATCACACTAACCAATGAAAACATGACCTTATTGGAAGTACTCACTTTGGCTGGCAATTTTGACAATAATACCAGAGCGAATAAAATTCGTTTGATTAGAAATGCAAGTACTGGCAATCCTGTAATGAAAAATATTGATTTGAGTACTTGGCAAGGTTTGAAAAACGCAGAATTGATTATCCAGCCCAATGATGTTGTTTATGTAGAACCTCGTCGCCGTGTAGGTTCAGAATTTTTAACTGATTTTGCTCAAGTTGCTTCTGCTATTGGTAGCTCAGTGACCCTTATCCTAACTATACTTTTACTACAAGATAGATTTGGAGAATAA
- a CDS encoding polysaccharide biosynthesis tyrosine autokinase — MSDFDENPFINTVPTAETSNEENMLADFDVSKLIRVVKKNIIYVILLLIICVAASWVVLRYTHRIYNSSSTLKLEMKGTSELLGKGIFASDENAINFLSGEIELILSRSVYEEAVKKLDLSVSYFVKGRWWFNYFERFQDSPFEVTDYEVYDNSFYNHPLNIQIIDEEEFVLTYETPTGDNFSKIYKFNTRIKNQYFTLIISLNNTFDKLQSPSSNYFFTLNSHEYQINYIASSIKANVVNPKAYTIQISFTDNNPYKAAIITNTIVDIYFEKTLENKNKVYKQTIDYLDAQTTIVQDSLEQVEKRMDDYKLENGITSQNPQEYQSLVQNILNDIRDLQAKRLDIDNELKLYKEISTLLENDSTLLIALTYSTILKEPSLKIRLEEVYEEEKEKKFMLDRVTKQTGAYQQKAKRIDLLKKEVDKFITLHQRLIYEQLSEITINIYKLQSSIPSSASEIDLELKKMMRYQNSYQQNYNILLGKFIETNITMSGTVTNYQRLATAVPGKAPIYPEPQLFYIYGLGAWLVLSVLLIGFTYIRQNKIDSLTELEKLSSVPILGMIPKYTKPMDYSQLIIHKSPKAPISEAFRSLRTNLDFMGNISNDSIISVTSTTSGEGKTFIAVNLGGIIALSQTKVVLLDLDLRKPKVHLAFGVENTRGISTLLVGKTSIDEAINHSEIPNFDFITAGVQPPNPSELIMSDEFKDLLKELKLRYDVIVFDMPPVGLVTDGIIAMRLADLPIYVVRTGYSQRSYIKGINRLHQVQNFKKMSIILNAATKDTGNGYGYGYGYGYGYGYGYGYGYGYYDEDDSEKMALSKKAKKWWYKTKRKLSKK; from the coding sequence ATGAGCGACTTCGACGAAAATCCATTTATAAACACAGTACCAACAGCTGAGACTTCTAATGAAGAGAATATGCTAGCTGACTTTGATGTATCCAAACTCATTAGAGTAGTAAAAAAAAATATAATTTATGTTATTTTGTTATTGATTATTTGTGTAGCAGCTTCTTGGGTAGTATTGCGTTATACACATCGCATATATAATTCTTCTTCTACCTTAAAATTAGAAATGAAGGGAACATCTGAATTATTAGGCAAAGGTATTTTTGCAAGTGATGAAAATGCTATTAATTTTTTATCTGGAGAAATTGAGCTTATTCTTTCTCGTTCTGTATATGAAGAAGCAGTTAAAAAACTTGATTTAAGTGTAAGTTATTTTGTAAAAGGGCGTTGGTGGTTTAATTATTTTGAACGTTTTCAAGACAGTCCTTTTGAAGTTACTGACTATGAAGTGTATGATAATTCTTTTTATAATCATCCTCTTAATATACAGATTATTGATGAGGAAGAATTTGTTCTTACTTATGAAACTCCAACAGGAGATAATTTTAGTAAGATATATAAATTTAATACTCGTATAAAAAATCAATATTTTACTCTTATTATCTCATTAAATAATACTTTTGATAAATTACAATCTCCTTCTAGCAATTATTTTTTCACGTTAAATAGTCATGAATATCAAATAAACTATATTGCTTCATCTATAAAGGCAAATGTTGTAAATCCAAAAGCCTACACCATACAAATTTCATTTACAGATAATAACCCCTACAAAGCTGCTATTATAACAAATACAATTGTAGATATTTATTTTGAAAAAACATTAGAAAATAAGAATAAAGTATATAAACAAACCATAGATTATTTAGATGCCCAAACTACAATCGTACAAGATAGCTTAGAGCAAGTAGAAAAAAGAATGGATGATTATAAATTGGAGAATGGAATTACGAGCCAGAATCCACAAGAATATCAAAGTTTGGTACAGAATATTCTAAACGATATTAGAGATTTGCAAGCAAAAAGACTAGATATAGATAATGAACTCAAATTATATAAAGAAATATCTACATTGTTAGAGAATGATTCTACTCTTTTGATAGCTCTGACCTATTCGACAATTCTTAAAGAACCTTCCCTAAAAATAAGATTAGAAGAGGTATATGAAGAAGAGAAAGAGAAAAAATTTATGTTAGATAGAGTTACCAAACAAACAGGAGCTTATCAACAGAAAGCAAAACGAATAGACTTATTAAAAAAAGAAGTAGATAAATTTATTACATTGCATCAACGCCTTATTTATGAACAGCTTAGTGAAATAACAATCAATATATACAAATTGCAGAGTTCTATTCCATCTTCTGCTAGTGAAATAGATTTAGAGCTAAAGAAAATGATGCGTTATCAAAACTCATATCAACAGAATTATAATATTTTATTAGGAAAATTTATTGAAACTAATATTACAATGTCTGGAACAGTTACTAATTATCAGCGTCTTGCTACTGCTGTTCCTGGTAAAGCTCCTATTTATCCTGAGCCTCAACTTTTTTATATCTATGGATTAGGAGCTTGGTTGGTTTTATCTGTTTTATTAATTGGATTTACATACATAAGACAAAATAAAATAGATTCTCTTACTGAGCTTGAGAAACTATCTAGTGTTCCTATTTTAGGAATGATTCCTAAATACACAAAGCCTATGGATTATTCTCAACTTATTATCCATAAAAGTCCAAAAGCACCTATTAGTGAAGCATTTCGTTCATTGCGTACCAATTTGGATTTTATGGGGAATATTTCTAATGATTCTATTATTTCTGTTACCTCAACAACAAGTGGAGAAGGAAAAACTTTTATTGCTGTTAATTTAGGTGGAATTATTGCTTTATCTCAAACCAAAGTAGTACTCTTAGATTTAGACCTTCGAAAACCAAAAGTACATTTAGCCTTTGGTGTAGAAAATACAAGAGGAATAAGTACTCTTTTAGTAGGAAAAACTTCTATTGATGAAGCCATAAATCATAGTGAAATACCTAATTTTGACTTTATTACAGCAGGTGTACAACCTCCTAACCCTTCAGAGCTTATTATGAGTGATGAATTTAAAGATTTACTCAAAGAATTAAAGCTGCGTTATGATGTTATTGTATTTGATATGCCTCCTGTTGGGCTTGTTACAGATGGAATTATAGCAATGCGTTTGGCTGATTTACCTATTTATGTAGTAAGAACAGGATATTCTCAACGTTCTTATATAAAAGGAATAAATCGTTTACATCAAGTACAAAATTTCAAAAAAATGTCTATTATACTTAATGCAGCAACTAAAGATACAGGCAATGGGTATGGCTATGGGTATGGGTATGGCTATGGGTATGGGTATGGCTATGGGTATGGGTATGGATACTATGATGAGGATGATAGCGAAAAAATGGCTTTATCAAAAAAAGCAAAAAAATGGTGGTATAAAACAAAACGCAAACTAAGCAAAAAATGA